A stretch of the Planktothricoides raciborskii GIHE-MW2 genome encodes the following:
- a CDS encoding methyltransferase domain-containing protein: MKNQLFSGNKKNLGAKHSGNKFLAFSQRLFARMLRPYQILLILLTPLIIFIGNGCALETTAIAEALRSNFADSGIYAHYEQRTVHDPDGIGKFYMGREIAQVMGHRGAGWLERSSRETEEQPQKLINALDLQPTDIVADIGAGTGYFSFRISPLVSQGKVLAVDIQPEMIDILEFLKKENKIENVQTILGTETNPNLPEYTVDLALMVDAYHEFAYPREMIEGIIQGMKVGGRVVLVEYRKENPLIMIKPLHKMTEAQVKKEMQAVGLVWRETKDILPQQHLMIFEKTS, translated from the coding sequence CAGAGATTATTCGCCCGAATGCTTCGCCCCTACCAAATTCTACTAATTTTATTGACGCCGCTGATTATTTTTATCGGCAATGGTTGCGCCTTAGAAACAACGGCGATCGCGGAAGCGTTGCGTAGCAATTTCGCGGATTCTGGAATTTATGCACATTATGAACAGCGGACGGTTCACGACCCTGACGGCATTGGCAAATTTTACATGGGTCGAGAAATTGCTCAAGTTATGGGACACCGAGGGGCTGGTTGGTTAGAAAGATCCAGTCGAGAAACCGAAGAACAGCCGCAAAAACTGATTAATGCCCTTGATTTGCAACCGACAGATATTGTCGCTGATATTGGGGCGGGAACGGGTTATTTTAGTTTTAGAATTAGTCCTTTAGTTTCTCAGGGCAAAGTGCTCGCGGTAGATATTCAACCAGAAATGATCGACATTCTGGAGTTTCTCAAAAAAGAAAATAAAATTGAAAATGTCCAAACTATTTTAGGCACCGAAACCAATCCTAACCTACCCGAATATACGGTAGATTTAGCCTTAATGGTGGATGCTTACCATGAGTTTGCCTATCCCAGAGAAATGATCGAAGGAATTATTCAGGGGATGAAAGTTGGTGGCAGAGTAGTTTTGGTGGAATATCGGAAAGAAAATCCCTTGATTATGATTAAGCCATTACATAAGATGACCGAAGCACAGGTGAAGAAAGAAATGCAAGCGGTGGGTTTGGTTTGGCGAGAAACTAAGGATATTTTACCGCAGCAACATTTGATGATTTTCGAGAAAACCAGTTAG